In Spinacia oleracea cultivar Varoflay chromosome 5, BTI_SOV_V1, whole genome shotgun sequence, a single window of DNA contains:
- the LOC110793710 gene encoding pentatricopeptide repeat-containing protein At1g80880, mitochondrial, translating to MLINFFLSPPNNFVSLANKSSSTLMAFYALAKRRQILHQIQFRYLLSTLPSFSSSSNGYVNIFFSQTFRRTLHTHFHTPLPKQHSLYFSTLQVQPSPQLSIYNPIDFNAIISKNNQNEELGVIELVELVKKTKDFTSRTEAIDFVVSSGVKPDANQVYLAIWGLREDWKLALLAFELNENWGFETEKILGLVVWVLGTHQKFDVAWSLIRDWHRSGDTRQAMLAIIERYAAANNHEKAIKTFHFMEKLTLHPDQKAFYTVVSALCRYGNIEEAEEFLLKNKKLFPLETEGYNIILHGWCDIFVDVVEAKRVWREMASCCVTLDAMSYTHMISCFSRVGNLFDSLRLYDDMKKRGWIPGLDVYNSLIYVMAHENCLSEALKILVKIKDMGLQPDARTYNCLICPLCEAGKFKEARNLLSILKQEGVQSTIETYQAFLEDANLEGTFEILSQMKNDKVGPDSYTFQLIFDRFFKLREPENVLKVWVEMGHFGVHPESGHYQSLVRGLANCGCLMKAKELHVEMLSNGYVDEPILKKLLQGPEPGSRHGRVGSMNFVKPVNESRSSYASCTRPNRGRKKRGVKLSKKQQRLEGSSVQ from the exons ATGTTGATCAACTTTTTTCTTTCACCTCCAAACAATTTTGTTTCATTAGCCAACAAGAGCAGCTCCACGTTAATGGCATTTTATGCATTAGCCAAACGGAGGCAAATTCTCCATCAAATTCAATTCCGTTACTTACTGTCAACACTTCcatctttctcctcttcttcaaATGGGTACGTCAACATCTTCTTCTCTCAGACTTTTCGTCGAACACTTCATACGCACTTTCATACTCCTTTACCCAAACAACATTCACTGTATTTCTCAACACTCCAAGTCCAACCATCTCCACAGCTATCTATTTACAACCCAATTGATTTCAATGCAATTATAAGCAAAAACAATCAAAATGAGGAGTTGGGTGTTATTGAATTAGTCGAATTAGTGAAGAAAACCAAGGATTTTACCTCCAGGACGGAAGCCATTGATTTTGTTGTTAGTTCTGGTGTTAAACCTGATGCTAATCAGGTTTATTTGGCTATTTGGGGTTTGAGGGAAGATTGGAAGTTGGCTTTATTGGCATTTGAATTGAATGAAAATTGGGGTTTTGAAACAGAGAAAATTCTGGGTTTGGTTGTTTGGGTGTTGGGTACTCATCAGAAGTTTGATGTTGCTTGGTCCTTGATTCGTGACTGGCACCGGTCTGGGGATACTCGACAAGCCATGCTTGCTATCATAGAGAG ATATGCAGCAGCAAATAATCATGAGAAGGccattaaaacatttcattttaTGGAGAAACTGACACTACACCCGGATCAGAAAGCATTTTACACTGTCGTTAGTGCCCTATGCAGATATGGCAATATTGAAGAGGCTGAGGAATTCTTGCTGAAAAATAAGAAGTTATTTCCTCTTGAGACCGAAGGCTATAATATCATTCTTCATGGTTGGTGTGATatttttgttgatgttgttgaaGCCAAGAGAGTATGGAGGGAGATGGCAAGTTGTTGTGTTACACTTGATGCAATGTCTTACACCCATATGATTTCCTGTTTCTCGCGGGTAGGAAACCTTTTTGATTCTCTGAGACTCTACGATGATATGAAGAAAAGGGGATGGATCCCTGGCCTTGACGTCTATAATTCCCTGATTTATGTTATGGCTCATGAAAATTGTTTGAGTGAAGCTCTTAAAATTCTTGTGAAAATCAAAGATATGGGTTTACAACCAGATGCTAGGACCTATAATTGCTTGATTTGTCCTTTATGTGAAGCTGGAAAATTCAAGGAGGCTAGAAATCTGCTGTCCATTCTGAAACAAGAGGGTGTCCAATCAACTATTGAAACATATCAAGCTTTCTTGGAAGATGCAAATTTGGAAGGAACTTTTGAAATTCTGAGCCAGATGAAAAACGATAAAGTTGGCCCAGACAGTTACACGTTTCAACTAATTTTTGATAGGTTCTTCAAATTAAGAGAACCTGAAAATGTATTAAAGGTTTGGGTGGAAATGGGACATTTTGGAGTGCATCCTGAATCAGGACACTACCAGTCTCTTGTACGTGGCTTGGCAAATTGTGGCTGTTTAATGAAGGCGAAGGAATTGCATGTTGAGATGCTTTCAAATGGATATGTAGATGAACCAATACTCAAGAAATTGTTACAAGGACCAGAACCTGGTAGTCGTCATGGAAGAGTTGGGTCCATGAACTTTGTGAAACCTGTTAATGAATCAAGATCCTCATATGCATCCTGTACTAGGCCAAATAGAGGAAGGAAAAAACGAGGTGTTAAACTCTCAAAGAAGCAGCAAAGACTTGAAGGATCCTCTGTGCAGTAA